One Thamnophis elegans isolate rThaEle1 chromosome 2, rThaEle1.pri, whole genome shotgun sequence genomic window, AATACTAAAAATACATcatcacgccctcgtgacctcaagactggactactgcaatgcgctctacatggggcagcccttgaagagtattcggagacttcaactcgtccagaacacagccgcgcaagcgattgtgggtgcacctcggtacacccacgttacacctatcctccgcaagctgcactggttaccgatcagtctccggatacgcttcaaggtgctagtcgtaacttataaagcccttcatggtattggatctgggtacttgagagatcgcctgctgtcaattacctcccacagacccattagatctcacagggttggcctcctccgggtgccatctaccagccaatgccacctggctattactcgggggagggccttctctgtggcagctccggccctctggaatgaactccccgcagggatttggaccctcacctctctccaggccttccgaaaagccgtcaaaacctggctttgccggcaggcctgggggtgatgagttccctcccctctcgacatgtatggttgtgcgactgttgtctatttttattatttgtattttgtcttttatgttccccctttttttcccccttgaattattcgccgccctgagtcctcccggagaagggcggcatagaaataataaaatacaaatacaaatcattTTAAGATGCAGGCTCCTGTGAGGTTACCATTTTCactgtttaaaattaatttgtagGAGTCCCCAGCATGACTACAattaagctcaaaatttctgttgctcagcaagacagtaagttttgcttcattttacgaactttcttgccatggttgttaagtgaatcactatagttgttaagttagtaacacagttgttaagtgaatctggctcccccattgactttgcttgtcacaaggttgcaaaaggtgatcacatgacccttggacactgcaatcgtcataaataggagccaattggcaagcatctgaattttgatcacgtaaccatgggaatgctgcaatggtcataaatgtgaaaaatagtcataagtcacttttttcagtgccgttgcaacgtCCAACAGTCACAAAACAAAAGGtatgttgaagactatctgtagctACCGATGTGTAAAACAATCTATTTCTGAAACACACAGAGAACAAAGAAATATCTGGTTTTCTCAGCTGCAGGGAACAAACAAAATGAGGTCTCCCTTTGTAGTCCACAGTTGCTGTTATAACTACAAGCAAAAATGATTCTACTCCATTAAACTTTCAAGCGACCTGACAGAATGAAAGGCTACGGGTAAGGCCTACCTACAGCTGGCATTGACTTTATCATCCAAATGTGCTAAGCCTCCGAGTCCTAGAATTCTCAGCCTGTATAACCCATATACATCTATTCTGAAATCAAACCTGCGTGTGATCAGATATACATCCGCAATGCAAGTCTTTGGAGTGGTTTTTTCCTCATTACAGCTGTACCAATACTACAGCTAAAGGCAAGTGGTGAAAAAGCTCTGAAAAGGCccaatgtgtttgtgtgtgcgctgCTCAGCATCTCCTGTGGGACATGTTCCAACAATGTACCGCAAAACTGTGGTCTGAAAAGGCTCATGAAAATGGAAGATGCTTGGTACTACATTCTCTACTTCTGACACTACATTTAATTTTCAGCAACGGATTGGTTTGTTTGCTAGTGGAAACACGACCCTGACAAAGATTCTGTATAGAGAGCAGGCTTCAGAGTTAGGCCTCAAGAATAACCTGCTCATCTACTCAATTTATAAGGCACCTATTTCTGAGGCAAAACCAGTAACAAACAGCATGCGTGGAGAAGAGTACAAAATGTGTcttcatcagaggtggtattcagccggttctgaccagttttggagaattggtagcggaaattttgagtagttcagagaaccggtaaataccacctctgactggccctgcccccatctattctctgcctcccgagtcccagctgatcaggagggaatggggattttgcaatatccttcccctgccacgccctccaagccacacccacagaaccggtagtaaaaaaattgaatctcaccattggTCTTCATGTTACCCACACTGTTCCTAAAATTTCCAATTAAACAACCACAATGCTTTCCCCAAATCtaagaattattttattatttactttaactTATTTTACTTACAGCACATATAAACTATTCAAACTGACTCTGAGCTGTGCATGTCTCCCCACATTTCTAATTTGGGTTAAAATGAGACAGATTAAAAACACACCTTGCAAAAGTGATTATATAAAAATTGATAAATAATAGTCAAGATTAGATCCCTCTGGCTAGCAGACCAATAAAACTGGTTCTGCTATCCAGAGGGATAGTCAAAGTGGCCCTCTGACCAAGACTTCATGAAATAGCCAAGCCTTCATAGTTGTTCAGAGGAGACACATACACACCCCTCAataaaggtaatcctcaacttacaaccattaatttagtgacagttcaaaattgcaatagcactgaaaatTGTGACTTGtggcaatttttcacacttatgaccattgcagcctctctgtggccatgtgatcaaaatccagatgctttgcaactggcatgtatttatgacagatgaagtatccctgggtcatgtgatcaccttttgcaactttctgacaagcaaagccaatggagaagcCATTCACttacaaccgtgtcactaatttaacatttAAGTTAGTGTTAAGTTAGTGGTTCCTTTAACAACAGGGGCAaggaggtcataaaatggggcaaaactcacttaacaactgtcatgtttagcaatggaaattttgggctccattgttgtCATACGTTCTGGACTTACCTGTGTTTGGAACTCTCCCACAAAAAGACATGGCCATAAAAGTATAAGTAATGTATGGTGTATGTCTCTTCAAATATTCTTGAGGATAAtgccttttcccttcttttactGTGACAGGCATcataatataccgtatttttctgagtataagacgcacctttttcctccctaaaagtgtggaaatgttggtgctcttatacaatgaatacagccattttggaCCTTCTGAAGCTctgcccctgcatcccatttttgtgaaaaacaggcaaaaaacagaccgtttttcacaaaaatggtggcatttttgccttccccccgtCCCCAGAAGCTCTCTGCAGGGTTCAGCAGCAAGGGGGGAGACAAAAATGCTTctgtttttatgaaaaacagctcttttttgcaaaaactgaggcatttttgccttccctcaacccccagaagcactctgcaggcttcagcagggctggggaatgGCAAAAATgccgttttgggggggggggggggaaggcccatttttcacctgtttttcacaaaaatggtggtgtttttgccttcccccagccctgctgaaatcTGTAGTGCTCCTGTGGGCCGGggaggacaattttttttttcttacttacctcttcgaaatctcggtgcgtcttatacaccggggCATCTTATAgttcgaaaaatacagtacgtaCTCTGCTAGTATCATGCATTTTGGCTGAGACAAATATATGTTCAaaagttaaatataaaaatataatgaagGGAGAAATATTTGCTAAATAATGAAGCAGATAAATGAGAGTTTGAAGCCATAGAAGATAATCATTGCTGGGTCATACCTAATCTAAGACCTCATTTCTAATGGCAACCAGATGGCCATAGCATGctgaacagtgtgtgtgtgtgtgtgtgtgtgtgtgtgtgtgtgtgtgtgtgtattggtggAGAATCTTTCAAAAACCAGATATATAATAGAATTGACATATTGATGATGGAATAATTTTATTATGACTACTAACCTGTCAGTGTTTATAACTATAAAACCATAGTCCATATGCTATTTGTGATCACAACAGATGCACTATTACAATAGGATTGCTAGGGGGGGAAAACGGGCATGTCCTATGAAAGAAGGTGGGAGGAGATGTGTATATTTAATCTGGAGAAAAGATAAAGCAAAACCAGCTGATAGTCatcttcaaatattgaaagagCTCTCATGAAGATAAAGCAAATTTATTCCTGTTGTTCCAGAAGACAGACCTGAAACAGTAAGTTCAAGTTATAAAGAAAACAATGTTAGGTAAACATTTAGAAACCATTTCCGATAGTGCAAGTTTTTCAACAATGTACAGAATGAGTCAGACAATGGTAAACATTTTTTCCTGAGAGATTATTGGCTACAACCTTTCAGGGACCCAATTTTCTGGACCAGTAAGAGTTTTCTGTCTCAAATATATATTTGAGGTCTCTTTTAACTCCGTGGCTTGTCTTTGAAGTGAAACATCTGGTGCCTTGACTACAATTGAATAATAGCACTGCAATTGTCACTGTAAGAACAATTGGGGAAAGCATTCATTTTTTATGACATGCCACCTCAAAGTTTTCTTCTCCAGAGCTTCCTTTCAGTTTTGACTACTGAttattcatttcaaatatttgtcTGTTTTTTCCACACTTTTTGCTTCTGAATTCCCTCCAACCTccatttttaaaagttgaatATCATAGGTGGACAAAATAATTCAAGTCTTCTGGGGGCAAAATTTCCACTCAGACCTGTTTCTTGACTCCCCTGCCTCGGTCCCCCACTAGTAAAAGGAAATAGTGATTTGTGCTTTCATCCCTAGTATCTGAGAAGTAATGTTTTTCAGAGGCTGTAAGCAAGACACTATAATTTAGTACCAGACACAGGAAAgaattgatatctatgattataaTGGCCCTGCATGGATaaggtataaattctttaattacTCTTCCTTACTTTTTGCATGTGAGTTCAGCTGCTGCACAGTCTTCTCTGTGTTGTCCCATATCCTGCCCCctcctcaccctccctcccaagcAAGCTGCAAGATGAGGCTGTTCTCCCATTGCGTACAATCAAACTCTTTGATCAGCCACACAGAAAGAGAAGGCGGGATAGAATCAGAAGAACAGAGATCTCAGTTTCTCCATGAaagtctttcttctcctttcccctatATTTTTGGGTTCCTGTTTTCCGACACAACTCAGCTTCCAAGCACTAAGCATGAGAGGAGCCAGACTGCTGGGCCAAACTGAATTGGCCTTTAAGAAGGCCTTTTAATAAAgggctgtggtggctcagtggctaagacactgagcttgtccatcagaaaggtcggcagttcgaatcgttagcgccatgtaacggagtgagctcctgttacttgttccagcttctgccaacctagcagttcgaaagcatgtaaaaatgcaagtagaaaaataagaaacacctctggagggaaggtaacagtggttCAAtgtccctttggcatttagtcatgcctgccatatGAACACAGAGACGTTttttgacagtgctggctcttctgctttgaaacagatatgagcaccgccccctagagtcgggaacaattagcacgtATGTGGAGAGGAACCTTACCTTTACTTTAAGGCCTTTCTCAGGATTAGCACTGAGGACAGGAGAGGAACAATCCTTTACTTCTGTGCATTGGGGATTCAACACAGGCTGGaactaaaggaaagaaggagaaatagaaaaattctctttccctctgtaaTCCCTGTCACTTTAAGACACTGTGCAGCAAAAATTCATAGGGTCATGAATATGGATTAATTATCACTCACATTTCTGCTTTATGTTTAAAGTGCTAAAGCCAATAGTCTGGCAGGACACCATAATAAAAGCCAGCTATTCTACCCTGGTCCAGTTTCATACCTCATGTTTCACAGCTAGCAACCTTCAGTACATATGGTTCAGCCTAGAATCATGATGTCATTTCAGCTGTTACCATTTCCTCATTATgcttccccccccacctttgACTTGGTTAACTCTTGGCTTTACTTTAGCTTTGCTCCTCGATGTCTTCATTTGTCCTAGACAGGTGTGTCTGCCAACATGCCTGCACTGATTCATCACAGCAAGATCTGAAAGAACACGTAGCAGCCTCTGCTCTCCTTGAGGTTAAGCAGCGATTAGAGCAGCAGAATGAAAAATTTAAGGAAAGAGTTTTCAGCTGGAATTTGAGACTCTCTGGTTGCCAGGGGGCATGCAGATCAAGGTCAGTGCAGAAAAAGAACTGGTAAAGTTTGTGCCCTgattagggctgtaaagcagagtATGAATCTTTATAATCACACATCACATAAGGAAGGTCGTTGCTCTGTGCTAGAGGACAAGCTTTGCATTCAGTAGTTCCCTGAACAATCCAATCTTTGACATATCTAAGTAGGGCAGGGAAAGAGTCCAATCTGAAAAAAACCCACTTCCGTTATTTCAAAAGGTAGCAATAAGGTATGAGAACAATACTCTGATTTGACAGAAGGCAGACATGCCAATCAGATGTTCTTTGCAAATTAAAAGGCACAACATTTGAGGTTTAGCTTTTCTCTAAATACTGTGACAACTGTATTGATGTCCCTTTCATCTATGGATTCTCTCCAGTGAAGTAACCagagtggtttgtttgtttgttttgtttttgtctttccaATGACACCTTGTATCAAGTTCAGCAAGAACAAAAAACATATGAATAGTTTCTCTTTAACTGTTGGGTCTCGTATAGCCAGGTTAATACAGGCTAGGCCCTGGTGATGGATCAAATGTTCTGGTAGATGATGAATGTCAGTAAAAGGGGGAGATCAATTAGAAACCCAGCTATTATTGTTGTCAAGCTAAAATAGAACAACAATGGGACTGGGTGGGGTGGTTGATCAGCCCAGATGAAGTTAGCTAAGGACTTCCCAAGGATATTTCCTATGGTCTTTGCTTCTTCATGCAATTTAGTAATAAACCTCTCTTTGCAGCTTACAAGACATAAGGAACAATCAATGATATCATGGCCTGCAGCATGCAAGACAGATTCAGAAGTGTCTGGCTGAAGCAGCTGTGAGTGAACAGCTGGAATCAGTTGGAAAGGAAAGGGTTATAGAGGCTGAAGCAGGGCAACACATGTAGTCCAGCTGCTCTGTTTCTCATTAACTATTCACAAGTAGGTAGTTTACagttggaagtgtgtgtgtgttttacagcCAGGTCCACCCCAAAGAAATGCAGAAACGGTCCATGGATGCTTGAGGACTGCTTTCATTTGAGGGCCTGGTTGGATGGATGGTTCCTAGCGCTACAGGTCAAGAGACCCTGACAGCTTATTCTGCCATCCCCTCCTCAATGGCTTCTCGGCGGTaaggagaaaaagggggggggggtgtaaactGCTAAGAAAGCAAAGGAGAGAAGAGGCCACTACTGCAACTAAGCACAATCCCAAGATTGCAGGAGTGAGGATTGCAAAATATAAAGCCTGGTCTGGAAGTCCTTTGGAAGCTATGTAGATATGATCTGCACCAATGAGAACCCAGACACCCCCCCAATAGATAGATAAGTCTATCCTGATTAGATTAGTGCCTGAGTAGGTGGTTCCGTGGCTAAGATACTAAGCTTATCGATCAGAacggtcagcagttcgaatctctagtacaGGTCTTCTGGGagagcaggaggttagactacatgacctccaaggtcccttccaactctgtttaagTCGACCTCGGTCTCCCAAAGCCCACCTCTTCCATGCAATCATGTGGCTTTAAGCAATTGCCCTTCTCACTTCCGGGCTTCCTTGGTCAAGCAGAGACACTGTCACCAAGCTCCACCTGACGAATATCAAAACGCTGCAAGAGCTACGATAGGTCCCAAACAGACCAAGAGACAGCAGCTCTCCCCCGTCACCCTTGTTTTAGGAGCACTTAGCCGCAGCGGGAAGGCTGGTAAACCGCGGTTAACGGGCGCCtgggaaaaacaaagcaaaacaaaacagcttCCCATTATTTGGAGCGGATCCCCTCCTCTCGCGTCCTGCAGGCTCTTTGGCTCGGCCAAGAGGCCGCCGCCATCCCAGATCGGCACTCCAGTTGGCCCCGCTCCAACGTTAGTTCCCTCGGGGGAAGCGGGGAGAGCGGGAGTCTCCCGGGGACTGCTTCGCACCTGTGGGGAGGCGCTGGATGCCAACGCCACGGGCGCCCGCAGCCCAGCAGCCGCGCCAACCTGCCCGCTTGGGAAaggcgagagagagggagagggagggagagagatggggaagCCAGCCAGGTTCTCGCCGCCGAACCACGTGTTTGCACAGCGCTGGGTTTATTTGCGGACTTTTGTCAGGACTTGAAAGGCTACCCAGTTTAATACACAATGCTCGCTTCCTGTTCCTGCCCGCCTTGTCAGTGTAACCGCAGGATAGGTTCACCCGGGGACCGTCCGTCGGCAGGCCGGGCTTGGCccacaagagggagggagggtgggagagaaagtCCTTGCAGCAGCTTTGCCTCGCTCTGctggataggatgggatgggagcgggggaggggggaaaataaaCTCTCAAGGAATTCAGACGTTTGTGCAGGAAAGGTAGAACGCCGACTTTCTT contains:
- the LOC116523905 gene encoding uncharacterized protein LOC116523905, which translates into the protein MNARDVKRLLRIHDQELSTGGQRNLEFMIADSNMGRITMYIWESMLYDMQRCANTWFGGENLAGFPISLPPSPSLSPFPSGQVGAAAGLRAPVALASSASPQVRSSPRETPALPASPEGTNVGAGPTGVPIWDGGGLLAEPKSLQDARGGDPLQIMFQPVLNPQCTEVKDCSSPVLSANPEKGLKVKVSSVRYLKLLERNRTS